A window of the Eulemur rufifrons isolate Redbay chromosome 6, OSU_ERuf_1, whole genome shotgun sequence genome harbors these coding sequences:
- the PUS3 gene encoding tRNA pseudouridine(38/39) synthase isoform X1 has translation MMAENDRDGNQTKKLLKRVQELEQEVQRLKKEHANTKDTNVRENSSGGGKAKRAFDFRAHGQRHIALKIAYLGWGYQGFASQENTNNTIEEKLFEALTKTRLVESRQTSSYHRCGRTDKGVSAFGQVISLDLRSKFPRGRDSEGFYLKDEASDAAKEIRYTHILNRVLPPDIRILAWAPVEPSFSARFSCLERTYRYFFPRADLDIETMNYAAQKYVGTHDFRNLCKMDVANGVINFQRTILSAQVQLVRQSLGEERWQEPFQLCQFEVTGQAFLYHQVRCMMAILFLIGQGMEKPEIIDELLNIEKNPQKPQYSMAVEFPLVLYDCKFENIEWIYDREVQEFNVTHLQQLWANHAVKTHMLYSMLQGLDSVAIPCGTGPKMDGMIEWRNVKPSVIKQTSAFVEGVKMRTYKPLMDRPKCQGLESRIQHFVRRGRIEHPYLFHEEENTMLETPTKRVCVDTEIKNIT, from the exons ATGATGGCTGAAAATGACAGAGATGGAAACCAAACCAAGAAACTCCTAAAAAGAGTACAAGAACTGGAGCAGGAGGTACAGAGACTTAAAAAGGAACATGCCAACACCAAGGACACAAATGTTAGAGAAAATTCATCAGGAGGTGGAAAAGCTAAGCGTGCATTTGATTTCAGAGCTCATGGCCAAAGACATATAGCCCTAAAAATAGCCTATCTTGGCTGGGGATACCAGGGCTTTGCTAgtcaggaaaacacaaataatacCATTGAAGAGAAACTGTTTGAGGCTCTAACCAAGACTCGACTAGTAGAAAGCAGACAGACATCCAGCTATCACCGATGTGGGCGAACAGACAAAGGAGTTAGTGCCTTTGGACAG GTGATTTCTCTTGACCTTCGTTCTAAGTTTCCAAGGGGCAGGGATTCAGAGGGTTTTTACTTAAAAGATGAAGCTAGTGATGCTGCAAAAGAAATCCGATATACCCACATTCTCAATCGGGTACTCCCTCCAGACATCCGTATACTGGCCTGGGCCCCTGTAGAACCTAGCTTCAGTGCTAGGTTCAGCTGTCTTGAGCGGACTTACCGCTATTTTTTCCCTCGTGCTGATTTAGATATTGAAACCATGAATTATGCAGCTCAAAAGTATGTTGGCACCCATGATTTCAGGAACTTGTGTAAAATGGATGTAGCCAATGGAGTGATTAATTTTCAGAGGACGATTCTGTCTGCTCAAGTACAGCTAGTGCGCCAGAGCCTGGGTGAGGAAAGATGGCAAGAACCTTTTCAGTTATGTCAATTTGAAGTGACTGGTCAGGCGTTCCTTTATCATCAAGTCCGCTGTATGATGGCTATCCTCTTTCTGATTGGCCAAGGAATGGAGAAGCCAGAGATTATTGATGAGCTACTGAACATAGAGAAAAATCCCCAGAAACCTCAATATAG TATGGCTGTAGAATTTCCTCTAGTCTTGTATGACTGTAAGTTTGAAAATATCGAGTGGATCTATGACCGGGAGGTTCAGGAGTTCAATGTTACCCACCTACAACAGCTATGGGCTAACCATGCTGTCAAAACTCACATGTTGTATAGTATGCTACAAGGACTGGACTCTGTTGCAATACCCTGTGGAACAGGACCAAAGATGGATGGAATGATAGAATGGAGAAATGTTAAGCCCTCTGTCATAAAGCAGACCAGTGCCTTTGTAGAAGGAGTGAAAATGCGCACTTATAAGCCCCTGATGGATCGTCCTAAATGCCAAGGATTGGAATCCCGTATCCAGCATTTTGTACGTAGGGGACGCATCGAGCACCCATATTTATTCCATGAGGAAGAGAACACTATGTTGGAGACACCAACAAAGAGGGTCTGTGTTGATACGGAAATAAAAAACATCACTTAA
- the HYLS1 gene encoding centriolar and ciliogenesis-associated protein HYLS1: MAEKRRSYGETMEELMGPDGQKSASVDPQERMWAASTAFTHICAGEGEGDVRREAQSIQYDPYSKASITPGKRSALPFQLQYPHVKSNVTSEIVSEASQRFRKPVMKRKVLRRKPGGEVLVTDESIVSESESGIESDPDLWDLRQRLMNLQFQEDKESPVDSSQRFNLPNEYQGISQDQLIHYLQREGMGPPAYEQDLMVASRPKSFILPRLDQLSRNRGKVDRVARYFEYKRDWDSIRLPGEDHRKELRWGVREQMLCRPEPQSKPQHVYVPNNYLVPTEKKRSALRWDVRCDLANGVMPRKLPFPLSPS; the protein is encoded by the exons ATGGCAGAAAAAAG AAGGTCCTATGGGGAAACAATGGAGGAACTCATGGGACCTGATGGACAAAAATCGGCCAGTGTGGATCCACAAGAACGAATGTGGGCAGCTTCCACAGCCTTTACCCATATCTGTGCAGGGGAGGGTGAGGGAGATGTCAGGAGAGAAGCCCAATCTATCCAATATGATCCCTACAGTAAAGCTTCGATAACCCCAGGGAAGCGATCTGCTCTTCCTTTCCAACTGCAGTATCCACATGTAAAAAGTAATGTCACTTCAGAAATAGTCTCGGAGGCCTCCCAAAGATTCCGAAAGCCAGTGATGAAGAGAAAGGTGCTGCGTAGAAAGCCAGGTGGGGAAGTATTAGTGACAGATGAGTCTATTGTCAGTGAATCAGAATCTGGTATAGAAAGTGATCCGGATCTCTGGGACCTAAGACAAAGGCTGATGAATCTGCAGTTCCAAGAAGACAAGGAATCCCCAGTTGATAGTTCACAAAGATTTAATCTACCAAATGAATACCAAGGAATTTCTCAAGATCAGCTCATTCACTATTTACAAAGAGAAGGAATGGGCCCTCCAGCTTATGAACAGGACCTGATGGTTGCCAGCAGACCCAAGTCCTTTATTCTCCCAAGGCTGGACCAGTTAAGCCGAAACCGGGGCAAGGTAGACCGGGTAGCCCGATATTTTGAGTATAAACGGGATTGGGACTCAATACGGTTACCTGGTGAAGATCATAGGAAGGAACTACGTTGGGGTGTCCGAGAGCAGATGCTTTGTCGACCAGAACCCCAATCCAAACCTCAACATGTATATGTTCCAAACAATTACCTAGTACCAACTGAGAAGAAAAGATCTGCACTCCGTTGGGATGTTCGTTGTGACCTTGCAAATGGTGTCATGCCCCGCAaacttcccttccctctttcacCTTCTTAA
- the PUS3 gene encoding tRNA pseudouridine(38/39) synthase isoform X2, with the protein MMAENDRDGNQTKKLLKRVQELEQEVISLDLRSKFPRGRDSEGFYLKDEASDAAKEIRYTHILNRVLPPDIRILAWAPVEPSFSARFSCLERTYRYFFPRADLDIETMNYAAQKYVGTHDFRNLCKMDVANGVINFQRTILSAQVQLVRQSLGEERWQEPFQLCQFEVTGQAFLYHQVRCMMAILFLIGQGMEKPEIIDELLNIEKNPQKPQYSMAVEFPLVLYDCKFENIEWIYDREVQEFNVTHLQQLWANHAVKTHMLYSMLQGLDSVAIPCGTGPKMDGMIEWRNVKPSVIKQTSAFVEGVKMRTYKPLMDRPKCQGLESRIQHFVRRGRIEHPYLFHEEENTMLETPTKRVCVDTEIKNIT; encoded by the exons ATGATGGCTGAAAATGACAGAGATGGAAACCAAACCAAGAAACTCCTAAAAAGAGTACAAGAACTGGAGCAGGAG GTGATTTCTCTTGACCTTCGTTCTAAGTTTCCAAGGGGCAGGGATTCAGAGGGTTTTTACTTAAAAGATGAAGCTAGTGATGCTGCAAAAGAAATCCGATATACCCACATTCTCAATCGGGTACTCCCTCCAGACATCCGTATACTGGCCTGGGCCCCTGTAGAACCTAGCTTCAGTGCTAGGTTCAGCTGTCTTGAGCGGACTTACCGCTATTTTTTCCCTCGTGCTGATTTAGATATTGAAACCATGAATTATGCAGCTCAAAAGTATGTTGGCACCCATGATTTCAGGAACTTGTGTAAAATGGATGTAGCCAATGGAGTGATTAATTTTCAGAGGACGATTCTGTCTGCTCAAGTACAGCTAGTGCGCCAGAGCCTGGGTGAGGAAAGATGGCAAGAACCTTTTCAGTTATGTCAATTTGAAGTGACTGGTCAGGCGTTCCTTTATCATCAAGTCCGCTGTATGATGGCTATCCTCTTTCTGATTGGCCAAGGAATGGAGAAGCCAGAGATTATTGATGAGCTACTGAACATAGAGAAAAATCCCCAGAAACCTCAATATAG TATGGCTGTAGAATTTCCTCTAGTCTTGTATGACTGTAAGTTTGAAAATATCGAGTGGATCTATGACCGGGAGGTTCAGGAGTTCAATGTTACCCACCTACAACAGCTATGGGCTAACCATGCTGTCAAAACTCACATGTTGTATAGTATGCTACAAGGACTGGACTCTGTTGCAATACCCTGTGGAACAGGACCAAAGATGGATGGAATGATAGAATGGAGAAATGTTAAGCCCTCTGTCATAAAGCAGACCAGTGCCTTTGTAGAAGGAGTGAAAATGCGCACTTATAAGCCCCTGATGGATCGTCCTAAATGCCAAGGATTGGAATCCCGTATCCAGCATTTTGTACGTAGGGGACGCATCGAGCACCCATATTTATTCCATGAGGAAGAGAACACTATGTTGGAGACACCAACAAAGAGGGTCTGTGTTGATACGGAAATAAAAAACATCACTTAA